In Plasmodium falciparum 3D7 genome assembly, chromosome: 5, the following proteins share a genomic window:
- a CDS encoding WD repeat-containing protein, putative: protein MVNVNEKNISEKKKPIIKKIENEEYITTSLVEDTTNSKEDINNDKNENEKSEQIKKNYENNPSLESSLGSDSENSENFENLLKNVKVINISSFNKNELNSADKSSKSFSTSGKHLPMALSFIYNFMVEHEFIETLEVFEKEYVKKFQDDINNLRKIEYENLFTQNELLRNDFLNHEKLTKEVQSSLEDANKKIQKIIKERDYYIMHHKRVLQEKETLNKEIHKQKHEIEKIQNSVDEIKMKYESAIKEKMLVLLEKEKKDAKIEGLNKYIERLKDILGSSKLDDSTLDISSINAKESESSHNILKNDKNNLGKDNIKREDTPWPNNENADCAFTEENNERDNIYNLSITSLNIEKSFNAHNNAVLGLAYNDEVHLLATGGDDGLWKTWSSMNYELVMASQGHKKWIGDICFNNKGNILCTCSGDSKIKMWDLVKEKCVHTFKNSTGPIWSLSFHHQGDFFASASMDQTIRIFDINSLRQRQILRGHVDSVNSVNFHPYFRTLVSASVDKTISIWDMRSGLCENTFYGHHFPCNYSNFNKDANWIISCDSGGVVKIWDIRTNKCFINIDAGPACANKCPMDKNNKYLFIASEDHTIKIFNVVEKKFIRVLKHEFPIKNVILANNKIICSLSSGNIYIWGEKTN from the exons ATGGTCAATGTTAATGAGAAAAACATTTCAGAAAAGAAGAAaccaataataaaaaaaatagaaaatgaagaatatattacAACATCATTAGTAGAAGATACAACAAATAGCAAAGAAGACATCAATAATGATAagaatgaaaatgaaaaaagtgaacaaattaaaaaaaattatgagaaTAACCCAAGTTTAGAATCAAGTTTGGGATCGGATAGTGAAAATTCAGaaaattttgaaaatttattaaaaaatgttaaagTAATTAATATTTCAAGCTTTAATAAGAATGAATTAAATTCAG CAGACAAAAGTTCAAAATCCTTTTCTACTAGTGGAAAACATTTGCCTATGGCTTTATCTTTCATATACAATTTTATGGTTGAACATGAATTTATTGAAACGCTTGAAGTATTCGAG aAGGAATATGTAAAGAAATTTCAAGACGATATTAATAATCTAAGAAAAATagaatatgaaaatttatttacaCAAAATGAACTATTAAGAAATGATTTCTTAAATCACGAAAAACTCACAAAAGAAGTTCAAAGTTCTTTAGAAGATGCAAA taaaaaaattcagaaaattataaaagaaagagattattatattatgcatCATAAACGGGTCCTCCAAGAGAAGGAAACATTAAATA AAGAAATACATAAACAGAAACATGAAATtgaaaaaattcaaaattctgttgatgaaataaaaatgaaatatgaa tctgctattaaagaaaaaatgttgGTTCTCctggaaaaagaaaaaaaggatgCTAAAATAGAAGGATTAAATAAGTATATAGAGAGATTGAAAGATATCTTAGGAAGTAGTAAATTAGATGATTCAACACTTGATATTTCTTCAATAAATGCAAAGGAAAGTGAATCATcgcataatattttaaaaaatgataaaaataatttaggaaaagataatataaaaagagaaGATACACCTTGGCCTAACAATGAAAATGCCGATTGTGCATTTactgaagaaaataatgaaagagataatatttataatttatctaTTACATCCttaaatattgaaaaatcTTTTAATGCTCATAATAATGCAGTATTAGGTCTTGCATACAATGATGAAGTTCATTTATTAGCAACCGGAGGAGATGATGGTTTGTGGAAAACATGGAGTAGCATGAATTATGAATTAGTAATGGCTTCTCAGGGACATAAAAAATGGATTGGagatatatgttttaataacaaggggaatattttatgtacatGTAGTGGAGAttctaaaataaaaatgtgggatttagtaaaagaaaaatgtgtTCATACTTTTAAAAATTCAACAGGGCCTATATGGAGCTTATCGTTTCATCATCAAg gtGATTTTTTTGCTTCTGCTTCAATGGATCAAACAATAAGAATATTCGATATAAATAGTTTAAGACAAAGACAAATTTTAAGAGGTCACGTTGATAGTGTTAATTCTGTAAATTTTCATCCATATTTTAGAACACTTGTTAGTGCATCTGTGGATAAAACT ATATCAATCTGGGATATGAGAAGTGGATTATGTGAAAATACTTTTTATGGGCATCATTTCCCATGTAACTATTCTAATTTCAACAAAGAC gcAAATTGGATAATTTCTTGTGATTCTGGTGGTGTTGTTAAAATATGGGACATACGAACaaataaatgttttattaatatagatGCAG gACCAGCATGTGCAAATAAATGTCCCatggataaaaataataaatatttatttatagctTCAGAAGATCATACAATTAAAAT aTTTAATGTTGTGGAAAAAAAGTTTATTAGAGTATTAAAGCATGAATTCccaataaaa AATGTTATACTtgcaaataataaaataatttgttcattatccagtggaaatatatatatttgggGGGAAAAAACAAACTAA
- a CDS encoding translationally-controlled tumor protein homolog, giving the protein MKVFKDVFTNDEVCSDSYVQQDPFEVPEFREIAFEVKSNKRIKGNEDYGIADNSEDAVEGMGADVEHVIDIVDSFQLTSTAFSKKEYSAYIKNYMQKVAKYLEEKKPDRVEIFKTKAQPFIKHILTNFDDFEFYMGESLDMEAGIIYSYYKGEEITPRFVYISDGLFEEKY; this is encoded by the coding sequence ATGAAAGTATTTAAAGACGTTTTTACAAATGATGAAGTATGTTCCGATTCTTATGTTCAACAAGATCCATTTGAAGTACCAGAATTTAGAGAAATAGCTTTTGAAgtaaaatcaaataaaagaataaaggGAAATGAAGATTATGGTATTGCTGATAATAGCGAAGATGCTGTAGAAGGTATGGGAGCAGATGTTGAACATGTTATTGATATTGTTGATTCCTTTCAATTGACCTCCACTGCTTTtagtaaaaaagaatatagtgcttatattaaaaattatatgcaAAAGGTTGCCAAATATTTAGAAGAGAAAAAACCAGATCGTGTTGAAATTTTTAAAACTAAAGCCCAACCATTTATTAAACACATTTTAACAAACTTTGACGATTTTGAATTTTATATGGGAGAATCACTTGATATGGAAGCAggtattatttattcttattataaagGAGAAGAAATAACACCAcgttttgtttatatatctGATGGACTttttgaagaaaaatattaa